From Deltaproteobacteria bacterium, one genomic window encodes:
- a CDS encoding DUF59 domain-containing protein, whose protein sequence is MVTKEQVYEALQDCYDPEIPVNIVDLGLVYDVEVNDDQVAVKMTLTAPGCGMGTMIANDAKQKIMALEGVSDATVDLVWDPPWNPSMIAEEAKQRLGIV, encoded by the coding sequence ATGGTCACCAAAGAACAGGTTTACGAAGCGCTGCAAGATTGCTACGACCCGGAGATTCCGGTCAACATCGTCGACCTCGGTTTGGTCTACGACGTCGAAGTCAACGACGATCAGGTGGCGGTAAAGATGACGCTGACGGCGCCGGGCTGCGGCATGGGGACGATGATCGCCAACGACGCCAAACAGAAAATCATGGCGCTCGAAGGGGTGAGCGATGCCACTGTCGATCTGGTCTGGGACCCGCCGTGGAATCCGAGCATGATCGCCGAGGAGGCGAAGCAGAGATTAGGCATTGTCTGA
- a CDS encoding Mrp/NBP35 family ATP-binding protein, whose amino-acid sequence MEAVTQEQILQALSRVQDPELHRDIVSLGMVKQLALNGGRVSFTVELTTPACPLRETIETDCKMALASVAGITGLEINFGAQVRGSKAGAGQTDLLPSVKNVVLVAAGKGGVGKSTVAANLAVALKAHGAATGLLDADIYGPSVPIIMGVKGEPTKVDVAGAQKIAPTMAHGIPIMSIGFFLDPDQAVIWRGPMLGKALHQLMADVHWGDLDYLVVDMPPGTGDVQITFSQQLKVSGALLVATPQNVALADVVRAKSMFDKVMIPILGIVENMSYFICDGCGKEHDIFSRGGAKNAADRFQIPYLGEIPITPALREGGDSGVPILVQDPKSPVSKSFLDIAAKLAGQLSIASERAQRVQGLKIVSS is encoded by the coding sequence GTGGAAGCTGTAACGCAGGAGCAAATTCTTCAAGCATTAAGCCGCGTGCAAGATCCGGAACTGCACCGAGACATTGTCAGCCTAGGCATGGTGAAGCAACTCGCCCTAAACGGCGGCAGGGTTAGCTTTACCGTGGAGCTGACGACGCCAGCCTGTCCGCTCCGAGAAACTATTGAAACCGACTGTAAAATGGCCCTGGCCAGCGTGGCGGGGATTACCGGGCTGGAAATTAACTTCGGCGCTCAGGTGCGTGGCAGCAAAGCTGGCGCCGGACAGACCGATCTCTTGCCGTCGGTGAAAAATGTCGTGTTGGTCGCTGCGGGCAAGGGCGGCGTGGGCAAGTCGACGGTGGCCGCCAATCTCGCGGTCGCGCTCAAAGCGCACGGCGCGGCGACGGGCCTCCTCGATGCCGACATTTACGGCCCCTCGGTGCCGATCATCATGGGCGTGAAGGGCGAGCCCACCAAGGTCGACGTCGCCGGCGCGCAGAAAATCGCGCCGACCATGGCGCACGGCATTCCGATCATGTCCATCGGCTTTTTTCTCGACCCCGATCAGGCGGTGATCTGGCGCGGCCCAATGTTGGGCAAAGCGCTGCATCAATTGATGGCCGACGTGCATTGGGGCGACTTGGATTATCTGGTCGTCGACATGCCGCCGGGCACCGGCGACGTGCAGATTACTTTTTCGCAGCAATTGAAAGTCAGCGGCGCGTTGTTGGTGGCGACGCCGCAGAACGTCGCGTTGGCCGATGTCGTGCGGGCGAAATCGATGTTCGACAAAGTGATGATTCCGATCCTCGGCATCGTTGAGAACATGAGCTATTTCATCTGCGACGGCTGCGGCAAGGAGCACGATATTTTTTCCCGCGGCGGCGCCAAGAATGCAGCAGATCGATTTCAAATTCCTTATCTCGGTGAAATTCCGATCACACCGGCGCTGCGCGAGGGCGGCGACAGCGGCGTGCCGATTCTCGTGCAAGATCCGAAATCACCCGTAAGCAAAAGTTTTCTCGATATCGCGGCCAAGTTGGCCGGCCAACTGTCGATCGCTTCCGAGCGCGCGCAGAGAGTTCAAGGGTTGAAAATCGTCTCGAGCTAA
- a CDS encoding glucose 1-dehydrogenase: MMRLKDKVAIVTGGGVGIGKAYAHGLAKEGAKVVVADIQDTEAQKVAAEIKAAGGAAIAVAVDVTSREKTQAMAAAALKAYGRIDILVNNAGLYSALKKKAFMEIDGDEWDRVMAVNVKGLWHCVKAVYPSMKQQGKGKIINISSGTTQTGTPMFLHYVSSKGAVLSFTRALAREVGSDNICVNSIMPGLTISGPNQEGVTSPEQLADRRKRRAFQRDQVPQDLVGTVIFLASDDSDFMTGQSIVVDGGMNMH, from the coding sequence ATCATGCGTTTGAAAGACAAAGTTGCCATCGTCACCGGCGGCGGCGTGGGCATCGGTAAAGCCTATGCCCACGGTCTCGCGAAAGAAGGTGCGAAGGTTGTCGTCGCCGATATTCAAGACACCGAAGCGCAGAAGGTCGCCGCGGAAATCAAAGCCGCCGGCGGCGCAGCGATCGCCGTCGCGGTGGATGTGACGTCGCGAGAAAAAACTCAAGCCATGGCGGCCGCCGCGCTCAAAGCCTACGGCCGCATCGATATTCTCGTCAACAACGCGGGGCTCTATTCCGCGCTCAAGAAGAAAGCCTTCATGGAAATCGACGGCGACGAGTGGGACCGCGTCATGGCGGTCAATGTCAAAGGACTTTGGCATTGCGTCAAAGCCGTCTATCCGTCGATGAAACAGCAGGGCAAAGGCAAGATCATCAATATTTCGTCGGGCACGACCCAAACCGGCACGCCGATGTTTTTGCACTACGTCTCGTCGAAGGGTGCGGTGCTCTCGTTTACCCGCGCCTTGGCGCGCGAGGTGGGCAGCGACAACATCTGCGTCAACTCGATCATGCCCGGCCTGACTATTTCGGGCCCCAACCAGGAAGGGGTCACCAGCCCCGAGCAGCTCGCCGACCGCAGAAAGCGGCGCGCCTTTCAGCGCGACCAAGTGCCGCAGGATCTCGTCGGCACGGTGATCTTTCTTGCTTCTGATGACAGCGACTTCATGACCGGCCAGTCGATCGTCGTCGACGGCGGCATGAACATGCATTGA
- a CDS encoding zinc-binding dehydrogenase, with the protein MASSRGATLLGPDKLELREYPIPDIPPDGGLLKVEIGGVCGTDVKYLHGKLKVDYPIILGHEILGRVEKLGSKAAAIHHVKEGDRVILKGALGCGRCPDCRRNNQRFCRQRTNYGGRTKCDQPPHLFGGFADYLYLAPDVLCTKVSESLSAEAAALVGSVMANGFQWALKRGGVKMGDYVLIQGPGQQGLSCTFASKHGGAAKIFVSGIGRDKPRLDLAKKFGATRVINVEEEDVVEVVRKETNGEMCDVVVDVSGNPNAILKSVDCLHRQATMVLGGLTGDTTVTPMLMDKLVWSEIKLQGCFTADNDATEAALRIIEETKFPVEQMVSHVFPLKDIEHCIRSIGGEVPGTFPTKALINPAIG; encoded by the coding sequence ATGGCAAGCTCAAGAGGCGCAACTCTACTAGGCCCTGACAAACTGGAACTACGCGAATACCCCATCCCCGACATTCCGCCCGATGGTGGATTGTTGAAAGTCGAGATAGGCGGCGTCTGCGGCACTGACGTCAAGTATCTCCACGGCAAGCTCAAAGTCGACTACCCGATCATCCTCGGCCATGAAATCCTTGGCCGGGTCGAGAAGCTCGGCAGCAAGGCCGCGGCGATCCACCACGTCAAAGAAGGCGACCGGGTCATTCTCAAGGGCGCGCTGGGCTGCGGCCGCTGCCCCGACTGTCGGCGCAACAATCAGCGCTTCTGCCGGCAAAGAACCAATTACGGCGGACGCACCAAGTGCGACCAGCCGCCGCATCTGTTTGGCGGCTTCGCCGATTATCTCTATCTCGCGCCCGACGTGCTTTGCACCAAAGTGAGCGAGTCGCTTTCTGCTGAAGCGGCCGCGCTCGTGGGCTCCGTGATGGCCAACGGCTTTCAGTGGGCGCTCAAACGGGGTGGCGTTAAGATGGGTGATTACGTTTTGATCCAGGGCCCCGGCCAGCAGGGGCTATCCTGCACCTTTGCTTCCAAGCACGGCGGCGCCGCGAAAATTTTCGTCAGCGGCATCGGCCGCGACAAACCGCGGCTCGATTTGGCGAAAAAATTTGGCGCCACGCGCGTTATTAACGTCGAAGAAGAAGACGTGGTCGAAGTCGTTCGTAAAGAAACCAACGGCGAGATGTGCGACGTGGTCGTCGATGTTTCCGGCAATCCCAATGCGATCTTGAAATCAGTCGACTGCCTGCACCGCCAGGCCACCATGGTCCTCGGCGGTTTGACCGGCGACACGACGGTGACGCCGATGCTCATGGACAAACTAGTCTGGAGCGAGATCAAGCTCCAAGGCTGCTTCACCGCCGACAACGACGCCACCGAAGCGGCGCTACGCATCATCGAAGAGACCAAATTCCCGGTTGAGCAAATGGTCAGCCACGTCTTTCCCTTAAAAGACATCGAGCACTGCATCCGCTCCATCGGCGGCGAAGTGCCGGGCACGTTCCCGACCAAGGCGTTGATCAATCCGGCGATCGGTTAA
- the amrB gene encoding AmmeMemoRadiSam system protein B, translated as MDKPLLRYVDAFPVKEGEQTLIYLKDPANFATPIGLSPVGYFILSHFDGQHSLLDIQEAYAKQFGTLLLSDELKKFVDMLDQQHYLQSENFATFQKGLILEFRRQPTRAAAHVGGCYKNDARGLRAQLDGYFQSPKGPGMPAGKNSAPTPKAIVAPHIDFHRGGPAYAWAYKSLAESAGADLYIILGTSHCGGEMPYILTLKDFETPLGVVETDREFVNRLHEQCASDFFVDEYLHRGEHSVEFQVLYLKYIAQKRAELSGKPERPFKIVPILVSSFHEAMISKTLPESQNDVGKFLSVLRRLAESDGRQVCFVAGVDLAHVGKQFGDHEPVDEAFLKWVEDEDHKLVERLAALDAPGFFHEIAKDQDKRKICGFSPLYSLIHLLDDTRGNHLHYGQAFTQETGSAVTFTSIVFE; from the coding sequence ATGGACAAACCGCTGCTGCGATATGTCGATGCGTTCCCGGTAAAAGAGGGGGAGCAGACCCTTATCTATCTTAAAGATCCCGCCAACTTCGCCACCCCCATCGGTCTTTCGCCGGTGGGTTATTTCATTCTTTCTCACTTCGACGGCCAGCATTCGCTGCTCGATATTCAGGAGGCCTATGCCAAACAGTTTGGCACATTGCTGCTGAGCGACGAGCTGAAAAAGTTCGTCGACATGCTCGACCAGCAGCACTATTTGCAGAGTGAGAACTTCGCGACGTTCCAAAAAGGGTTGATCTTAGAGTTTCGCCGGCAGCCGACGCGCGCCGCCGCGCATGTGGGTGGTTGCTACAAGAACGATGCGCGTGGGCTCAGAGCCCAGCTCGACGGTTACTTTCAATCGCCGAAAGGGCCGGGCATGCCGGCGGGCAAAAACTCTGCGCCGACGCCGAAAGCGATCGTTGCGCCGCACATCGATTTCCATCGCGGCGGGCCCGCCTATGCCTGGGCGTACAAGAGCTTGGCGGAAAGCGCAGGGGCGGATCTCTACATTATCCTTGGGACTTCGCACTGCGGCGGCGAAATGCCGTATATTTTAACGCTGAAAGATTTTGAGACCCCGCTGGGCGTCGTCGAGACCGATCGAGAATTTGTCAACCGCTTGCACGAGCAATGTGCCAGCGATTTTTTTGTCGACGAGTATCTGCACCGCGGCGAGCATTCGGTCGAATTCCAAGTGCTCTATTTGAAGTACATCGCGCAAAAACGCGCCGAGCTCTCCGGCAAACCGGAGCGGCCGTTTAAGATCGTGCCAATCTTGGTGTCGTCGTTTCACGAAGCGATGATCAGCAAAACCCTGCCGGAGAGCCAAAACGATGTCGGCAAGTTCCTTAGCGTTTTGCGCCGGCTTGCCGAATCCGACGGCCGGCAAGTCTGTTTCGTTGCCGGCGTCGACCTAGCCCATGTGGGCAAGCAATTCGGCGATCACGAACCGGTCGATGAAGCGTTCCTCAAATGGGTTGAAGACGAAGACCACAAACTGGTCGAGCGTTTAGCTGCCCTGGACGCGCCGGGATTTTTTCACGAGATCGCCAAAGATCAGGACAAGCGCAAAATCTGCGGCTTCTCGCCGCTCTACTCACTCATTCATCTGCTCGACGACACGCGCGGCAATCACCTGCACTACGGCCAAGCCTTCACGCAGGAGACCGGCTCGGCGGTGACGTTTACGAGTATAGTCTTTGAATAA
- the coxB gene encoding cytochrome c oxidase subunit II has translation MLQWLPENVSTYGGEIDSLFFLIYYITAVAFVLVTVLMVVFLFIYRETGGRRATYSHGNTTLEIIWTIVPAAILIVLAFMSANTWAKVKRHAPASDFEISVAAKQFNWDVAYPGADGKLGTEDDVKFDNDIHVPVNKVIRIQLTSKDVIHSLFAPSLRLKQDAVPGRNILVWFEATKAGKYELPCAELCGFGHSGMKGWLYVHSAEDYKKWADQNLGGKPAAQAEAPAPAPATAALPPAAKLYFAVGANALPKETPETLKVILDYLNANPSSKAVISGYHDPTGNKAQNEELAKNRARAAREALKAAGIGEDRVVMQKPQETTGTGNDAEARRVEVSIQQ, from the coding sequence ATGCTTCAGTGGTTGCCGGAAAATGTCTCGACGTACGGCGGTGAAATAGATTCACTATTCTTTCTCATCTACTACATCACCGCGGTCGCGTTCGTATTGGTAACCGTGCTGATGGTGGTGTTTCTCTTTATCTATCGCGAAACCGGGGGACGGCGCGCGACCTATTCCCACGGCAACACGACATTAGAAATCATTTGGACCATCGTGCCGGCGGCGATTCTGATTGTGTTGGCTTTCATGAGCGCCAACACCTGGGCCAAAGTGAAGCGCCATGCGCCGGCGAGCGATTTTGAAATCTCAGTGGCGGCAAAACAGTTCAATTGGGACGTCGCCTACCCGGGTGCTGACGGCAAGTTGGGCACCGAAGACGATGTGAAGTTCGACAACGACATTCATGTGCCGGTCAATAAAGTCATCCGCATTCAACTGACATCGAAGGACGTCATCCATAGCCTGTTCGCACCGAGCCTGCGCCTAAAACAAGACGCGGTGCCGGGGCGTAATATTCTTGTCTGGTTCGAGGCCACCAAGGCCGGCAAATATGAGCTGCCCTGCGCCGAACTCTGCGGCTTCGGCCACTCGGGCATGAAGGGCTGGCTCTACGTGCATAGCGCGGAAGATTACAAGAAATGGGCTGACCAGAACCTCGGTGGCAAACCGGCCGCCCAAGCCGAAGCGCCGGCTCCGGCTCCGGCAACCGCCGCGCTTCCACCGGCGGCCAAACTCTATTTCGCAGTGGGCGCCAACGCTCTCCCCAAGGAAACGCCGGAGACGTTGAAAGTTATTCTCGACTATCTCAATGCCAACCCGAGCAGCAAAGCGGTGATTTCCGGATATCACGATCCCACCGGCAACAAGGCGCAAAACGAAGAGCTCGCCAAAAACCGCGCCAGGGCCGCGCGTGAAGCGCTAAAAGCAGCCGGCATTGGTGAAGACCGTGTTGTCATGCAAAAGCCGCAGGAAACGACCGGCACGGGCAACGACGCTGAGGCCCGGCGAGTGGAAGTCAGCATCCAGCAGTAA
- a CDS encoding ABC transporter substrate-binding protein has translation MVYLRKMFLLLAFVLLQAGPAAAANINVVWTSEVGQFAPLWVTKEAKLFEKYGNSVQLIFIQGASSAAAALTSGDAHVGMFSPQVVISTPQLELLMFGRLGNTMDNRIYAKKGIKSLKEVKRVAISRFGSNADFAARYLLQREGLKPEIDVALLQVGNQSNRIAAVETNNADAAMLTPPMTLQARKLGMTLLVDASKMNIPYSSLMFVARRPYLTKTRAELVNFTKAMIEGVALYKANKEFSLKVLSKYMKVQDREILEENFREYDFPLRPYPAKEYFELPIQEVGKKDPKVLKENPERYADMSLVKEIENSGFIDKVMAEYKVK, from the coding sequence ATGGTGTATCTGCGCAAGATGTTTCTTTTGCTGGCTTTCGTTTTGCTTCAGGCCGGCCCGGCGGCGGCCGCCAACATAAATGTCGTTTGGACCAGCGAGGTTGGCCAGTTCGCCCCGCTCTGGGTGACCAAAGAGGCCAAGCTGTTCGAGAAATACGGCAACAGTGTGCAACTCATATTCATTCAAGGCGCTTCCTCCGCGGCAGCGGCGCTCACCTCTGGCGACGCCCACGTCGGGATGTTTTCGCCGCAGGTGGTGATTTCGACGCCGCAGTTGGAATTGCTCATGTTCGGCCGCCTGGGCAATACGATGGATAATCGCATCTATGCCAAGAAAGGCATCAAGAGCCTCAAAGAAGTAAAACGGGTGGCCATTAGCCGCTTTGGCAGCAACGCCGACTTCGCGGCTCGCTATCTCCTACAGCGCGAAGGGTTGAAACCGGAAATCGACGTGGCTTTGCTGCAAGTCGGCAATCAATCCAACCGCATCGCCGCGGTGGAAACCAACAACGCCGACGCCGCCATGCTGACGCCGCCGATGACGCTTCAGGCGCGCAAACTCGGCATGACGCTCTTGGTCGACGCCTCGAAGATGAACATTCCCTATTCCAGCTTGATGTTTGTCGCGCGCCGCCCCTACTTGACCAAAACCCGCGCCGAGTTGGTCAACTTCACCAAAGCGATGATCGAGGGCGTGGCGCTTTACAAAGCGAACAAGGAGTTTTCGCTCAAAGTGTTGTCCAAGTACATGAAAGTTCAAGATCGTGAAATATTGGAAGAAAACTTTCGCGAGTACGATTTTCCGCTCAGGCCCTACCCTGCCAAAGAATACTTCGAGCTGCCGATTCAAGAAGTCGGCAAGAAGGATCCCAAGGTTTTGAAGGAAAATCCCGAACGCTACGCCGACATGTCGCTGGTCAAAGAAATCGAAAACAGTGGCTTCATCGACAAGGTGATGGCGGAATACAAAGTCAAATAG
- a CDS encoding ABC transporter substrate-binding protein yields the protein MIRSMFFLLALLLGGQQALAQTPARVMTGYAATSGPHAVLWMAREAGLFEKNGLRADVAYIRSGSTMAQTLVAGEIQLSQMGGPAMLAAGVAGMDVTFVAVALNTTPIVIMGTVNRMEDLKGKAVGVTRYGSNTDISARYAIRRAGLQPEKDVALIQLEDYPGIFNSIQSGRVAAGALADPFTDHGKRIGFKELADIAKLGLEFPFVGLAVKKSYIKDNMDTVQRFVRAYTEAIALYINNRELAMKVTGKYTGIKDAAILASTVDFYAPKLQRVPYPTAGGIKFVLEQVAVRDPRANSFAPEAFMDTRFVRQLEDSGLIKSLYPKG from the coding sequence ATGATTCGATCGATGTTTTTTCTGTTGGCGTTGCTACTCGGCGGCCAGCAGGCCTTGGCGCAGACGCCGGCGCGCGTGATGACCGGGTACGCGGCGACCTCGGGGCCGCACGCCGTATTGTGGATGGCACGCGAAGCCGGCCTGTTCGAGAAAAATGGCCTGCGCGCCGATGTGGCTTACATCCGTAGCGGCTCGACCATGGCGCAGACTTTGGTCGCCGGCGAAATTCAATTGTCACAAATGGGCGGGCCTGCGATGCTCGCCGCGGGTGTTGCCGGCATGGATGTGACATTTGTCGCTGTCGCGCTCAATACGACGCCGATCGTGATCATGGGCACGGTCAACCGCATGGAAGATCTGAAAGGTAAAGCCGTGGGGGTAACTCGCTATGGCTCTAACACAGACATCTCGGCGCGCTACGCGATCCGCAGGGCTGGCCTCCAACCGGAAAAAGATGTCGCGCTGATCCAGCTCGAAGACTATCCGGGCATTTTCAACAGCATCCAATCCGGCCGCGTCGCCGCCGGCGCGTTGGCCGACCCGTTCACGGACCACGGCAAGCGCATCGGCTTCAAAGAGCTGGCCGATATTGCCAAGTTGGGATTGGAGTTTCCGTTTGTCGGCCTGGCGGTGAAAAAATCCTACATCAAAGACAACATGGATACGGTGCAGCGCTTCGTCCGCGCCTACACCGAAGCCATCGCGCTCTATATCAACAATCGCGAGTTGGCGATGAAAGTCACCGGCAAATACACCGGCATCAAAGACGCCGCGATTCTTGCCTCCACGGTGGACTTTTACGCGCCCAAACTGCAGCGCGTGCCCTATCCGACAGCGGGCGGGATAAAGTTCGTGCTCGAACAGGTGGCCGTGCGCGATCCTCGGGCGAATAGTTTCGCGCCGGAAGCTTTCATGGATACCCGCTTCGTCAGACAGCTCGAAGACAGCGGCTTGATCAAGAGTTTGTATCCGAAAGGTTAG
- a CDS encoding amidohydrolase, translating to MNVSYPIIDADGHILEKDRELHDYLGGRYSSAPRFETYGYFPSLDGWNRGTGVPGKDPETPASRWLQFLDELGVHLTVLYPTSGLGLGLVQNPEWSCVLARAYNSWLSDRFLKVSPRLQGVALLPVHEPIEAAKELARAKSLGFVAGLMPAVTWLHKGYGHHDFDPIYEAAEKLDMPLTIHGAPSRGMGFDFFNKFLHVHTLEHPFAILIQFTHMVFEGVFVRFPKLRVAYLEAGCGWLPYMMDRMDEEMEKPYRVQAPLLKQKPSELIRNGQIWTTCEVEEKALPSVLKLFNPKCLMWPSDYPHERLPDMFKRDIPEFLERDDISDETKKAILHDNPVNFYRLKI from the coding sequence ATGAACGTTTCCTATCCGATCATCGACGCCGACGGCCATATCTTGGAAAAAGATCGCGAGCTGCACGACTACCTCGGCGGCCGCTACTCCAGCGCACCGCGCTTCGAGACCTATGGCTACTTTCCGTCGCTCGACGGCTGGAATCGCGGCACCGGTGTGCCGGGAAAAGATCCGGAGACGCCGGCTTCGCGCTGGCTGCAATTCTTGGACGAGTTAGGGGTCCACTTGACGGTTCTCTACCCCACCAGCGGATTAGGATTGGGGCTAGTACAGAATCCCGAGTGGTCCTGCGTGCTCGCGCGGGCTTACAACTCTTGGCTCTCCGACCGCTTTTTGAAGGTGAGCCCGCGCCTGCAAGGCGTGGCGCTCTTGCCGGTGCATGAGCCCATCGAGGCCGCCAAAGAATTAGCGCGTGCGAAGTCGCTCGGCTTCGTCGCCGGTCTCATGCCGGCCGTCACCTGGCTGCACAAGGGCTACGGCCACCATGACTTCGATCCAATCTACGAAGCGGCGGAGAAGCTCGACATGCCGCTCACGATCCACGGCGCGCCCAGCCGCGGCATGGGCTTCGATTTCTTCAACAAGTTTCTCCACGTCCACACGCTGGAACATCCGTTCGCGATCTTGATTCAATTCACCCACATGGTTTTCGAAGGTGTCTTCGTGCGCTTTCCCAAACTGCGCGTGGCGTATCTCGAAGCCGGCTGCGGCTGGCTCCCCTACATGATGGACCGCATGGACGAAGAGATGGAGAAGCCCTACCGCGTTCAGGCGCCGCTGTTGAAACAAAAACCCAGCGAGCTGATCCGCAATGGCCAGATCTGGACCACCTGCGAAGTCGAGGAGAAAGCGCTGCCGTCGGTGCTGAAACTATTCAATCCCAAATGCTTGATGTGGCCCTCGGACTATCCGCACGAGCGGCTGCCGGACATGTTCAAGCGCGATATTCCGGAGTTTCTCGAACGGGACGACATCAGCGACGAAACTAAGAAAGCGATCCTGCACGACAACCCAGTGAACTTTTACCGGCTGAAGATTTAA
- a CDS encoding SDR family oxidoreductase, whose protein sequence is MIQGLKDKVVIVTGGAHGIGKAYCKGFAGARARVVIADSDQAAAEKAAAEIVGAIHESPFPLHTDVSNEASTKNMAAKVLERFGRIDVLINNAAVFSVVPMNRGRIETIDPDEWDRLMAVNLRGLFFCCRAVLPTMRAQKSGKIINVASGTVFAGSPGRIHYVTSKTATIGFTRTLAREVGEFNINVNCLAPGNTLSEENPDEATIRLRESSAGLRALKRVQVPQDVVGAMLFLASPLSDFMTGQTVNVDGGISFL, encoded by the coding sequence ATGATCCAAGGCCTCAAAGACAAAGTCGTCATCGTCACCGGCGGTGCCCATGGTATCGGCAAAGCCTACTGCAAAGGGTTTGCCGGCGCTCGAGCGCGGGTGGTGATTGCCGACAGTGATCAGGCCGCCGCGGAAAAAGCTGCAGCCGAAATCGTAGGGGCGATTCATGAATCGCCCTTCCCGCTGCACACCGATGTTTCGAACGAAGCATCAACAAAAAACATGGCGGCCAAAGTGCTGGAGCGCTTTGGCCGCATCGATGTATTGATCAACAACGCCGCGGTATTTTCGGTCGTGCCGATGAACCGCGGCCGCATCGAAACCATCGACCCTGATGAGTGGGATCGTTTGATGGCGGTGAATCTGCGCGGCCTGTTTTTCTGCTGCCGCGCGGTCTTGCCGACCATGCGCGCGCAGAAATCCGGCAAGATCATCAACGTCGCCTCGGGAACGGTCTTCGCCGGCAGCCCGGGGCGCATTCACTACGTGACGTCGAAAACCGCCACCATCGGTTTCACCCGCACGCTGGCGCGCGAAGTCGGTGAGTTCAACATCAATGTGAACTGTCTGGCGCCGGGCAACACGCTATCGGAAGAAAACCCGGACGAAGCGACGATTCGCCTGCGCGAATCGTCGGCGGGCCTGCGCGCACTCAAGCGCGTGCAAGTGCCCCAGGACGTCGTCGGCGCCATGCTGTTTCTCGCGTCGCCGTTGAGCGATTTCATGACAGGACAAACCGTCAACGTCGACGGCGGGATATCGTTTCTTTGA